A region of Candidatus Leptovillus gracilis DNA encodes the following proteins:
- the nuoL gene encoding NADH-quinone oxidoreductase subunit L, which produces MSEETLTLMTWLIPAGPLLAFFVIVLFTNRNRTLSWLVAWAGVFAALILGWTVALNVAAEDVHHLEEHPVVIASAVDWLPVGDYFDGTWLKMGVAVDPLTAVMLLMVTFAITMIFVYSVGYHNWGAPLGKILGVPNHLQEEPLLSRFFAYMSLFAGGMLILVVADNLLLLFVGWEIMGFTSYSLIGFWHAREYHLGPDDIPRIPPRLAGIKAFLTTRVADVVMLLGIVWFYRAFDTLNFSEALSAHSLEQAALRIGAPALGIMALLLFTGTVGKSAQWPLHVWLPDAMEGPTPVSAVIHAAAMVSAGVYMIVRIFPLIAVGMGPEGSPAVSLTIAGIGAFTALMAATIAVAQYDVKGVLAYSTISQLGFMVAAIGIGGYVAAAFHLITHGFFKALLFLASGSVIHGMEHGAHHVHDHHTDPQDMRFMGGLRHKMPGTFWTFLIGGLALSGFPLITAGFWSKDEILAEAWYGWNHDGAILPLIVFIMLSVAALLTAFYTMRQISLTFLGQPRSPLAEHAHESSRFMVVPLILLAVFAVSAGWFGIPEEFPVLGPLVNNNFVHHFVGATIYEPMKELYAAGLVSHPIQTLPKNYVPLVVSVVVALGGLFLGWLVYARKPLASGQQDPLVAPLGPLHVFLNHKWYWDELYQVVFIRPTVFISEKVVYEVVDKGLIDGTLHAVARGFYAFGRYMKRTEELVFGDAVDWVKDQFLAMTKISRQLQTGKIQEYVLVSVLIIAVLTAFVLAVNYYGPVTEWFSQIALFVN; this is translated from the coding sequence ATGAGTGAAGAAACCCTTACCTTAATGACATGGCTCATTCCAGCCGGTCCGCTGCTGGCGTTTTTTGTCATCGTGCTGTTCACAAATCGAAACCGCACCCTCAGTTGGCTGGTGGCCTGGGCCGGTGTGTTTGCCGCCCTGATCTTAGGCTGGACGGTGGCGCTGAACGTGGCGGCCGAAGATGTACACCATCTGGAGGAACATCCGGTAGTCATCGCCAGCGCGGTAGATTGGCTGCCGGTGGGCGATTATTTTGACGGGACGTGGCTTAAGATGGGGGTGGCGGTGGACCCGTTAACGGCCGTCATGCTCCTCATGGTCACTTTTGCCATCACCATGATCTTTGTCTACAGCGTCGGCTACCACAACTGGGGCGCGCCGCTGGGCAAAATCCTCGGCGTGCCCAATCACCTCCAAGAGGAGCCGCTGCTCTCCCGCTTTTTTGCCTACATGAGTCTGTTCGCCGGTGGGATGCTCATCCTGGTGGTCGCCGACAACCTGCTACTGCTCTTCGTCGGCTGGGAGATTATGGGGTTTACCTCCTATTCGCTCATCGGCTTTTGGCACGCCCGCGAGTATCACCTCGGTCCCGATGATATTCCACGCATTCCGCCCCGACTGGCCGGCATCAAAGCCTTCCTCACCACCCGCGTCGCCGATGTGGTCATGCTGTTGGGTATCGTCTGGTTCTACCGGGCGTTTGATACATTAAATTTTAGCGAAGCCCTCAGCGCCCATAGTTTAGAACAAGCCGCCTTGCGCATTGGCGCGCCGGCCCTGGGCATCATGGCTTTGCTGCTGTTCACCGGCACGGTGGGCAAGTCGGCGCAGTGGCCGCTGCACGTCTGGCTGCCCGATGCCATGGAAGGCCCCACGCCGGTCAGCGCCGTCATCCATGCCGCAGCTATGGTGTCGGCCGGTGTGTACATGATCGTGCGCATCTTCCCGCTGATTGCGGTGGGCATGGGGCCTGAGGGCAGCCCGGCTGTCAGCCTGACCATCGCCGGGATTGGCGCGTTTACCGCGCTGATGGCCGCAACAATTGCCGTCGCCCAATACGATGTAAAAGGGGTTCTGGCTTACTCGACTATTTCGCAGCTTGGGTTTATGGTTGCCGCGATCGGCATTGGCGGCTATGTGGCCGCCGCCTTCCATTTGATCACGCACGGCTTCTTTAAGGCGCTGCTTTTCCTGGCTTCCGGTTCTGTCATTCACGGTATGGAACACGGGGCGCACCACGTTCATGACCACCACACTGATCCACAAGATATGCGCTTTATGGGCGGCCTGCGCCACAAGATGCCCGGTACTTTCTGGACTTTCCTGATTGGTGGTCTGGCGCTTTCCGGTTTCCCCCTCATTACCGCCGGTTTTTGGTCCAAAGACGAGATTTTGGCGGAAGCCTGGTATGGTTGGAATCACGATGGGGCCATTTTGCCGCTGATAGTCTTTATCATGCTTTCGGTGGCTGCTTTGTTGACAGCGTTTTACACCATGCGCCAGATCAGCCTGACTTTTCTGGGCCAACCCCGCTCGCCTCTGGCGGAACATGCCCATGAGAGCAGTCGCTTTATGGTTGTGCCGCTGATTTTGTTGGCTGTATTTGCTGTTTCGGCCGGTTGGTTTGGTATTCCAGAAGAATTTCCGGTGTTAGGTCCGTTGGTAAATAATAATTTTGTCCACCATTTTGTTGGCGCGACCATTTACGAACCGATGAAGGAATTGTACGCCGCGGGTCTGGTGTCTCATCCCATCCAAACGCTGCCTAAGAACTATGTGCCGTTGGTGGTGTCTGTGGTGGTGGCGTTGGGCGGTCTTTTCTTGGGCTGGCTGGTTTATGCGCGCAAGCCATTGGCGTCTGGGCAGCAAGATCCGCTGGTGGCCCCGTTGGGTCCGCTGCACGTTTTCCTGAACCACAAATGGTATTGGGATGAGTTGTATCAGGTTGTTTTTATCCGCCCAACCGTTTTCATCTCGGAGAAGGTGGTTTATGAGGTTGTGGATAAGGGGCTGATTGATGGCACTTTGCACGCGGTTGCCCGGGGTTTCTACGCTTTTGGTCGTTATATGAAGCGCACCGAGGAGTTGGTCTTTGGCGATGCGGTGGATTGGGTGAAAGACCAGTTCCTGGCGATGACTAAAATCTCACGCCAATTGCAGACCGGCAAGATTCAAGAATACGTTCTGGTGTCGGTGTTGATTATTGCGGTGTTAACGGCCTTTGTTCTTGCCGTCAATTACTATGGCCCTGTAACTGAGTGGTTTTCTCAGATAGCTCTATTCGTGAATTAA
- a CDS encoding NADH-quinone oxidoreductase subunit J: protein MVEQIIFILVSAFTLSMAVVVVTKRNLFHAALALMATFLGVAGLYAMLDAGFLAAAQLLVYIGAISILVIFAIMMTRRLMQTDEPAFNSQAGFALVTAVLSFGILFWVFFMFRDFWPVVPNAAVPLASRTQIPQEMIQDSVAMMGRAFVDPAGYVLPFEIASILLLAALVGAIIVAWPKAEDKA, encoded by the coding sequence ATGGTTGAGCAAATAATTTTTATTCTTGTTAGCGCCTTCACGTTAAGCATGGCGGTCGTTGTGGTCACTAAGCGCAATTTGTTTCATGCGGCGCTGGCCCTGATGGCTACCTTCTTAGGCGTTGCTGGCCTGTACGCCATGCTCGACGCCGGATTTTTGGCGGCGGCGCAGTTATTGGTCTACATCGGCGCTATTTCCATTCTGGTGATCTTCGCCATTATGATGACGCGCCGCTTGATGCAGACAGATGAGCCAGCCTTTAATTCGCAAGCTGGATTTGCACTGGTAACGGCCGTCCTCAGCTTTGGCATTCTATTTTGGGTGTTTTTTATGTTCCGCGATTTTTGGCCCGTTGTGCCGAACGCGGCCGTACCGCTGGCTTCCCGCACCCAAATCCCCCAAGAAATGATCCAAGACTCCGTCGCCATGATGGGGCGCGCTTTTGTAGACCCTGCGGGTTACGTGCTGCCTTTTGAAATTGCTTCGATTCTCTTGTTGGCTGCCCTGGTAGGGGCAATTATCGTAGCCTGGCCGAAAGCGGAGGATAAGGCATGA
- the nuoH gene encoding NADH-quinone oxidoreductase subunit NuoH, whose product MSFNFLEFLKSLVSLTVSSYLRELWGDQPWVNVVMDILGVVIISTFCLLIVIFLIWLERKVIARIQRRIGPNRVGGRYGLLQTVADVIKLLIKEDITPTGADRVAYLLAPFLTVMAALIVWAIMPFAPGVIGVDLNIGVFFFMAVSSVSVVALLLAGWGSNNKYALLGAFRSVAQLVSYEVPMILALLVPILLARSMSTVAIVDAQTIPYLLVAPLAAFIFFLSSLAETGRTPFDLLEAESEIVAGFHVEYGGMKFGMFFLAEFVSTLFMSGFFATVFLGGYRFFGLETLVIGDGWAIGNLLGLVIFFVKMFAVYFVYIWIRGTLPRVRVDQILDFNWKFLVPLSLALVLVTAVLDKLLPATFNDFARAGAHLTANVVIAMITIEILRAHARRQRRLAGGPSDPEAAAGSGDHGHHDTAVAAHEA is encoded by the coding sequence TCCAGTTATTTGCGAGAACTCTGGGGCGACCAGCCGTGGGTGAATGTGGTGATGGATATTTTAGGCGTCGTCATCATCTCCACGTTTTGTTTGCTCATTGTGATCTTCCTCATCTGGCTAGAACGGAAAGTGATTGCCCGTATTCAGCGCCGTATCGGCCCCAATCGTGTCGGCGGGCGCTATGGCCTGCTGCAAACCGTAGCCGATGTCATCAAGCTGCTGATCAAAGAGGATATTACCCCGACCGGCGCTGATCGCGTGGCTTATTTGTTGGCTCCTTTTCTGACGGTTATGGCCGCCTTGATTGTGTGGGCCATTATGCCGTTTGCGCCTGGGGTGATTGGCGTTGATTTAAACATTGGCGTTTTCTTTTTTATGGCGGTTAGTTCTGTCTCGGTTGTGGCGCTGCTGCTGGCAGGCTGGGGTTCCAACAACAAGTACGCGCTGTTGGGTGCGTTTCGTTCTGTTGCCCAGCTTGTCAGCTATGAAGTGCCGATGATATTGGCGCTGTTGGTGCCGATTTTGCTGGCGCGTTCGATGTCTACAGTAGCTATTGTGGATGCGCAAACCATTCCTTATTTATTGGTAGCGCCGTTGGCCGCCTTTATTTTCTTTCTTTCTTCGCTGGCAGAAACTGGCCGCACGCCGTTTGACTTGCTCGAAGCGGAGTCGGAAATTGTCGCTGGGTTTCACGTTGAGTACGGCGGCATGAAGTTTGGCATGTTTTTCCTGGCGGAATTTGTCAGCACGTTGTTCATGTCGGGCTTTTTTGCGACGGTATTTTTAGGCGGGTATCGCTTTTTTGGTCTGGAGACGCTGGTCATTGGCGATGGCTGGGCGATTGGTAATTTGTTGGGGCTGGTCATCTTTTTTGTGAAGATGTTTGCCGTTTATTTTGTGTATATCTGGATTCGTGGAACGCTGCCCCGCGTGCGTGTGGACCAGATTTTGGACTTCAACTGGAAGTTTTTGGTCCCGTTGTCGTTGGCGCTGGTGTTGGTAACGGCCGTTTTAGACAAACTCTTACCCGCCACATTCAACGACTTTGCCCGCGCCGGCGCGCACCTGACGGCCAATGTGGTCATCGCCATGATCACCATTGAGATTTTGCGCGCTCATGCCCGTCGCCAACGGCGGTTGGCCGGTGGTCCATCCGATCCAGAAGCAGCAGCCGGTAGCGGCGATCATGGACATCATGATACGGCCGTTGCAGCCCACGAAGCCTGA